From Borrelia hispanica CRI, the proteins below share one genomic window:
- a CDS encoding variable large family protein: protein MKEKKGIGNIEECISEYREKGREKGREKGSKRIVKGIMVMVVMVVMGCNSGGVAGGEEGKNKFLQSLVNVSNEFLNVFTSFGDMVGSVLGLNVNSKKSDVGNYFKRVQGTVQGTKDKLEQIVDDMKKGGNPHAVEVESVVKKLVSETFDKIIDGASEALKGADGVEAIGNVAEPGAGAGAGADAVKSLSEGIKKIVSVVLKEGNAEAGNDNGPVKDDGTAGAARGDAGAGVDGDARKLFANNNAGAAADAAKAARDAVKAVGAVTGADILQAIAKGDDGESAKLAKHNNAVANNNGANANNARDAIIAGGIALRAMAKGG, encoded by the coding sequence ATGAAAGAGAAGAAAGGAATAGGAAATATAGAAGAGTGTATAAGCGAGTATAGAGAGAAGGGAAGAGAGAAGGGAAGAGAGAAGGGAAGTAAAAGAATAGTAAAAGGAATAATGGTGATGGTAGTGATGGTGGTGATGGGATGTAATAGTGGGGGAGTTGCGGGAGGAGAGGAAGGAAAGAATAAATTTTTGCAGTCATTAGTTAATGTGAGTAATGAATTTTTGAATGTTTTCACTTCATTTGGGGATATGGTAGGGAGTGTATTGGGATTGAATGTTAATTCAAAGAAGTCAGATGTAGGGAATTATTTTAAGAGGGTTCAGGGTACTGTGCAAGGTACCAAGGATAAGCTTGAACAAATTGTTGATGATATGAAGAAAGGAGGGAATCCTCATGCTGTTGAAGTAGAGAGTGTAGTGAAGAAATTAGTTAGTGAAACATTTGATAAGATAATTGACGGTGCAAGTGAGGCTTTAAAAGGAGCTGATGGTGTTGAAGCAATTGGTAATGTTGCTGAACCTGGAGCTGGAGCTGGAGCTGGTGCTGATGCGGTTAAGTCTCTTAGTGAGGGAATCAAAAAAATTGTAAGTGTAGTACTTAAGGAAGGAAACGCAGAAGCTGGAAATGATAACGGTCCTGTTAAAGATGATGGTACTGCTGGTGCTGCAAGGGGTGATGCTGGTGCTGGTGTTGATGGTGATGCAAGGAAATTGTTTGCTAATAATAATGCAGGTGCTGCTGCTGATGCAGCAAAAGCAGCAAGAGATGCAGTAAAGGCTGTTGGGGCTGTAACTGGTGCTGACATATTGCAAGCTATTGCAAAAGGTGATGATGGTGAATCAGCTAAATTAGCGAAACATAACAATGCTGTTGCTAATAATAACGGTGCTAATGCTAATAATGCTAGAGATGCGATTATAGCAGGAGGAATAGCATTAAGAGCGATGGCAAAGGGAGG
- a CDS encoding chromosome replication/partitioning protein yields MEINRRIMHNDKNIIFKNNKILSAEERRQERYNELKLKLKSNLKENIYNKLEAMKILKEIKDNDYYKLDGYKRFSEFLGSYKVAKSQAYNYLKIATAIEKGLLEEQYVLENGFREVLSLIRIKEGVKIKKSRHRGLKSLKFHFKSQESYDFYRQNVKFASFLMDTLFKDEKKLLEEFMHKFKDLEHH; encoded by the coding sequence ATGGAGATTAATAGAAGGATAATGCATAATGATAAGAATATTATATTTAAAAATAATAAAATTTTGTCAGCGGAAGAGAGAAGGCAAGAAAGATATAATGAACTTAAGCTAAAGTTAAAGTCTAATCTTAAGGAAAATATCTATAACAAATTGGAAGCAATGAAAATTTTAAAAGAAATTAAAGACAATGATTATTATAAATTAGATGGTTATAAAAGGTTTAGTGAATTTTTAGGTTCTTATAAAGTAGCAAAATCTCAGGCATATAATTATTTAAAAATAGCAACAGCGATAGAAAAAGGATTACTTGAAGAACAATATGTATTGGAAAACGGTTTCAGAGAAGTTTTATCATTGATAAGAATAAAGGAAGGTGTGAAAATAAAAAAATCAAGACATCGTGGGCTAAAATCTTTAAAATTTCATTTTAAAAGTCAAGAAAGTTATGATTTTTATAGACAAAATGTTAAGTTTGCCAGTTTTTTAATGGATACATTATTTAAAGATGAAAAAAAATTGCTAGAAGAGTTTATGCATAAATTTAAAGATTTGGAACATCACTAA
- a CDS encoding ParA family protein: MDKKKPKIVSIASIKGGVGKSTSAIILSKLLSQKYKVLLVDMDTQASTTSYFFRKITELSIDLVNKNIYEVLIDKLNINKSIVNIDNNLDLIPSYVTLHKINRNFFKYMLEEFKLKFEIGRLEKAYDYVILDTNPSLDFTLTNALVCSNYVIVPMTAEKWAVESFEVLDFFIKELEIFVPIFIFITRFKRNNTHKCLLDILQSKDNFLGMISEREDLNKKIADNCEFNLNKDYIKEYENILHTFIGQIDKLTCK; encoded by the coding sequence ATGGATAAAAAAAAACCTAAAATAGTTTCTATTGCCTCAATTAAGGGTGGCGTTGGGAAAAGTACAAGTGCAATAATATTATCTAAGTTATTGTCTCAAAAATATAAAGTACTTTTAGTAGATATGGATACACAAGCATCTACCACTAGTTATTTTTTTAGAAAGATAACAGAATTATCCATAGATTTAGTAAATAAAAATATATATGAAGTATTAATTGATAAACTAAATATTAATAAATCAATTGTGAATATTGACAATAATTTAGATTTAATACCGAGTTATGTTACTTTACATAAAATAAATAGAAATTTTTTTAAATACATGCTTGAGGAATTCAAATTAAAATTTGAAATAGGAAGGTTAGAAAAGGCTTATGATTATGTGATATTAGATACTAATCCTAGTTTAGATTTTACATTGACAAATGCTCTTGTGTGTAGCAATTATGTTATTGTACCAATGACTGCAGAAAAGTGGGCTGTTGAAAGTTTTGAGGTTTTAGATTTTTTTATAAAGGAACTAGAGATTTTTGTACCTATCTTTATATTTATAACTAGGTTTAAAAGGAATAATACACATAAATGTCTTTTAGATATTTTGCAATCAAAGGATAATTTTTTAGGCATGATATCTGAAAGAGAGGATTTAAATAAGAAGATAGCGGATAATTGCGAGTTTAATTTAAATAAAGATTATATCAAGGAATATGAGAATATATTGCATACTTTTATAGGTCAAATTGATAAGTTAACTTGTAAATAA